In the genome of Neovison vison isolate M4711 chromosome 3, ASM_NN_V1, whole genome shotgun sequence, one region contains:
- the LOC122903214 gene encoding glutathione S-transferase theta-1, with product MGLELYLDLLSQPCRAVYIFAKKNRIPFELRPVDLLKGQHLSDAFARVNPLKKVPALKDGDFTLAESVAILLYLTRKYKVPDHWYPQDVQARALVDEYLAWQHTTLRRSCLRALWHKVMFPVFLGEPVSPEMLAATLAELDVTVQLLEDKFLQNKAFLIGPHISLADLVAITELMHPVGAGCQVFEGRPKLAAWRQRVEAAVGEDLFQEAHEVIMKAKESPPADPTVKQKLMPVVLAMIG from the exons ATGGGGCTGGAGCTTTACCTGGACTTGTTGTCCCAGCCCTGCCGCGCCGTCTACATCTTTGCCAAGAAGAACCGCATTCCCTTCGAGCTGCGCCCGGTGGACCTGCTCAAAG GCCAGCACCTCAGCGATGCCTTTGCCCGGGTGAACCCCCTGAAGAAGGTGCCTGCTTTGAAGGATGGAGACTTCACCTTGGCTGAGAG TGTGGCCATCCTGCTCTACCTGACCCGGAAGTATAAAGTCCCTGACCACTGGTACCCCCAAGATGTACAGGCCCGCGCCCTTGTGGATGAGTATCTGGCATGGCAGCATACGACCCTGCGGAGAAGCTGCCTCCGGGCCCTGTGGCACAAG GTGATGTTCCCTGTTTTCCTGGGTGAGCCAGTGTCTCCTGAGATGCTGGCAGCCACGCTAGCCGAGTTGGATGTGACTGTGCAGTTGCTTGAGGACAAGTTCCTTCAGAACAAGGCCTTTCTCATAGGGCCCCACATCTCACTGGCTGATCTGGTAGCCATCACAGAGCTGATGCAT CCTGTGGGTGCTGGCTGCCAAGTCTTCGAAGGTCGACCCAAGCTGGCTGCATGGCGCCAGCGTGTAGAGGCAGCAGTGGGAGAGGATCTCTTCCAGGAGGCCCATGAGGTCATCATGAAGGCCAAGGAGTCCCCACCTGCAGACCCCACTGTAAAGCAGAAGCTGATGCCTGTGGTACTGGCAATGATTGGTTGA
- the LOC122903216 gene encoding D-dopachrome decarboxylase translates to MPFVELDTNLSAGRVPTGLEKRLCAATAEILSKPEDRVNVTVRPGLAMAVNGSTEPCAQLLISSIGVVGTAEDNRGHSARFFEFLTRELNLGQDRIIIRFFPVEPWQIGKKGTVMTFL, encoded by the exons ATGCCATTTGTCGAGTTAGACACGAACTTGTCCGCCGGCCGTGTGCCCACGGGATTGGAGAAGCGGCTCTGCGCGGCCACTGCAGAAATCCTGAGCAAACCTGAGGAC CGCGTGAACGTAACGGTGCGACCAGGTCTGGCCATGGCGGTGAACGGCTCCACCGAGCCCTGCGCTCAACTGCTCATCTCCTCCATCGGTGTGGTAGGCACAGCCGAGGACAACCGCGGCCACAGCGCCCGGTTCTTCGAGTTCCTCACCAGGGAGCTGAACCTGGGCCAGGATCG gATAATTATCCGCTTCTTTCCCGTGGAGCCCTGGCAGATTGGCAAGAAAGGGACAGTCATGACTTTCCTGTGA
- the LOC122903215 gene encoding glutathione S-transferase theta-3-like: MGLELYLDLLSQPCRAVYIFAKKNGIPFELRPVELLKGQHHSDAFAQVNPLRKVPALKDGDFTLAESVAILLYLSRKYEVPDHWYPQDLQARARVDEYLAWQHTALRSSCTRAMWQKMMFPVFLGEQVPPETLASTLAELDRCLQLLEDKFLKDQDFVAGPHISVADLVAITELMHPVSAGCQVFKSRPKLAAWRQRVEVEVGKDLFQEAHAAVMKVKDLPPADPATKEKLKPSVQVLLQ; encoded by the exons ATGGGCCTAGAGCTTTACCTGGACCTGCTCTCCCAGCCTTGTCGCGCCGTCTACATCTTCGCCAAGAAGAACGGAATCCCCTTCGAGCTGCGGCCGGTGGAGCTGCTCAAAG GCCAGCACCACAGTGATGCTTTTGCCCAGGTGAATCCCCTGAGGAAGGTGCCAGCCTTGAAGGATGGGGACTTCACTTTGGCTGAGAG TGTGGCCATCCTGTTGTATCTGAGTCGCAAGTATGAGGTCCCTGACCACTGGTATCCCCAGGACCTGCAGGCCCGTGCCCGTGTGGACGAGTACCTAGCCTGGCAGCATACAGCCCTTCGGAGTAGCTGCACCCGAGCCATGTGGCAGAAG ATGATGTTTCCAGTGTTCCTGGGTGAACAGGTGCCCCCTGAGACATTGGCATCTACTCTGGCTGAGCTGGACAGGTGCCTGCAGCTGCTTGAGGACAAGTTCCTAAAGGACCAGGACTTCGTTGCTGGACCTCACATCTCAGTGGCTGACTTGGTGGCCATCACAGAGCTGATGCAT CCTGTCAGTGCTGGCTGCCAAGTCTTCAAAAGCAGACCCAAGCTGGCTGCATGGCGCCAACgtgtggaggtggaggtgggaaaGGACCTCTTTCAGGAGGCACATGCAGCTGTCATGAAGGTCAAGGACTTGCCTCCAGCTGACCCGGCCACAAAAGAGAAGCTGAAGCCCTCCGTGCAGGTTTTGTTGCAGTGA